One genomic segment of Candidatus Methylomirabilota bacterium includes these proteins:
- a CDS encoding branched-chain amino acid ABC transporter permease — MSGSTKAWLAILAAVVLLPVFVRHAIATEIWIFAIFGLGLNLLMGYTGLLSFGQATFFGSAAYVAGYLLKYYGVNVLLALGVGIVVGAVSAAVVGYLCVQRSGLYFIMLTFALNQMFYFTAYQWTTVTGGEDGMPGIPRPSVLGLDIHAPLAYYAAVALLFLLSLWVMKRIVESPLGKILQAIRENELRAEALGYNVPRVKLAAFVVGGAFSGLAGVLYAMLFGIVPLESIGFVFSGNVVFATLIGGSGSLYGPVIGSFVFIWLSESVSSMWARWPLLLGVAFVIVVLFFRGGVVEAWARFWAWRAAHRAPAATQADASH, encoded by the coding sequence ATGAGTGGGAGCACGAAGGCCTGGCTGGCCATCCTGGCCGCGGTCGTCCTGCTCCCGGTCTTCGTCCGGCACGCTATCGCCACCGAGATCTGGATCTTCGCGATCTTTGGGCTCGGCCTGAACCTGCTCATGGGCTACACGGGGCTGCTCTCGTTCGGCCAGGCCACGTTCTTCGGCTCGGCCGCGTACGTGGCCGGGTACCTGCTGAAGTACTACGGGGTCAACGTCCTGCTGGCGCTCGGCGTCGGCATCGTGGTGGGCGCCGTGTCGGCGGCCGTCGTCGGCTACCTCTGCGTCCAGCGCTCCGGCCTCTACTTCATCATGCTGACCTTCGCGCTGAACCAGATGTTCTACTTTACGGCCTACCAGTGGACGACGGTCACCGGGGGCGAGGACGGCATGCCCGGCATCCCGCGGCCGAGCGTTCTCGGGCTCGACATCCACGCCCCGCTCGCCTACTACGCGGCCGTTGCCCTGCTCTTCCTCCTCTCGCTCTGGGTCATGAAGCGCATCGTCGAGTCGCCGCTCGGCAAGATCTTGCAGGCCATCCGCGAGAACGAGCTGCGGGCTGAAGCCCTGGGCTACAACGTTCCTCGCGTGAAGCTTGCCGCCTTCGTGGTGGGCGGCGCCTTCTCGGGGCTGGCCGGAGTGCTCTACGCCATGCTCTTCGGCATCGTGCCGCTCGAATCCATCGGCTTCGTGTTCTCCGGCAATGTCGTCTTCGCCACGCTCATCGGCGGCTCGGGCTCCCTCTACGGGCCCGTGATCGGCTCGTTCGTGTTCATCTGGCTGTCGGAGTCGGTCAGCTCCATGTGGGCGCGCTGGCCGCTGCTGCTCGGCGTCGCGTTCGTGATCGTGGTGCTGTTTTTCCGGGGCGGGGTGGTCGAGGCGTGGGCGCGCTTCTGGGCGTGGCGCGCGGCGCATCGTGCCCCCGCCGCTACACAGGCCGATGCGTCTCATTAG